Below is a window of Planctomycetota bacterium DNA.
GGAGCCTGGTGAGCGAAGCGTACTGGGCGTCGGTGAAGCCGAGGTCCGCCGGATCGATCGTCGCGTAGACCTCGGGCGTGATCCATTGCGACATCTCCTGCTGCGTGCCGATGGCGAGCATTTCGATGCCGATGGAGTAGTGGTTGAGGCGGTTGGTCTTGCGTGGCTGGCCTTCGATTTCGCCTCGGCCGGCGTGCCAGGCGGCGCGGGATTCGTCGACGAAGCGGTAGATCGTGCCGTCGCGGTCGATGCAGTAGTGGGCCGAGACGCGGTACTCCTCGAAGATGGCGGCGATGCGTTCGACGCTGTGCGGATCGGCCGGGTTGGCGACGACATCGCTGGCGAAGTGGAGCATGACCGTGTCGATCTGCTCGTCGTTTTCCAGCTGTCGCTCGGACGAGACAGTCAGCGGCAACGGGCGGTCGACGATCGTCGGCGGTTCAGTGGCGAGCGTCGGGAGGGCGAACAGGAGGAGGGCGAGCGCGATTCGCATGGTCGGAGGCTAGTGGCCGAACCGCGAAGGTGCGAAGAGGCGAAGGGCCGCGAAGCAAAGGGAGAGGGTGGTTCAGAGTCCGTCATCCCGAGCGGAGCCGCGGGACCTCGGCCGGTTCCTGTGCGTGCCCGACGACGAGGTCCTTCGACTCGCTGCGCTCGCTCAGGATTACGGAGTTGTGCTCCGGCTCACGTTCTGAAGTTCGCGGCCCTTTGCCTCTTTGCCCCTTCGCGGTTCAGCCCGCGGGCCCCGTGCTCGCTAGGTCCCGCACCATCAGTTCCGCCGATGTTCGTCCGTTCCACTCATTGATGGTGATCTCAGCCGCGACGTCGAGATGGTCGCCGGGGGATAGTTGTTGGGCCAGGTGCCCGCGGCCGAAGGCGATGCCTT
It encodes the following:
- a CDS encoding N-acetylmuramoyl-L-alanine amidase: MRIALALLLFALPTLATEPPTIVDRPLPLTVSSERQLENDEQIDTVMLHFASDVVANPADPHSVERIAAIFEEYRVSAHYCIDRDGTIYRFVDESRAAWHAGRGEIEGQPRKTNRLNHYSIGIEMLAIGTQQEMSQWITPEVYATIDPADLGFTDAQYASLTRLLADIAHRNDGIELTRTHIIGHDAYTVTRPTPRTDPGSLFDWGKIGL